A region from the Rosa rugosa chromosome 6, drRosRugo1.1, whole genome shotgun sequence genome encodes:
- the LOC133714710 gene encoding uncharacterized protein LOC133714710 isoform X2, whose amino-acid sequence MGGGAMHIDFPIIHIKPSSSNTTDNKIFSNNLNFPVSNSYVGAVKPSCSASQCYCGNETCRKKLELVYGKEEKRASGSLISSSVFGSVPSQFEVQSAIAALLNFMLGVNSSESDLQWLQKLLDSCVTRKLLSYGHRKLYDAFQLLQADPSVQRLVLSLSSDKALWDAITNNELVKKLQEPPGSEPDLVACIIEWIMEMTKAKVMELVEKFQSLVNDVFLPRQTKGENPEVKNKNEFEEKLRSSLLLSIVTLLIVVVARLQRA is encoded by the exons ATGGGAGGAGGAGCCATGCATATTGATTTTCCTATCATCCACATCAAACCCTCTTCTTCTAATACTACTGATAATAAAATTTTCAGTAATAATCTTAATTTTCCAGTTTCAAACAGTTATGTTGGAGCTGTTAAACCCTCTTGTTCTGCTTCACAGTGCTACTGTGGGAATGAAACTTGCAGGAAGAAATTAGAGCTTGTTTatggaaaagaagagaaaagagcaAGTGGGTCTTTGATTAGCAGCTCTGTTTTTGGGTCCGTTCCTTCCCAATTTGAAGTCCAAAGTGCAATTGCTGCACTTCTGAA TTTTATGCTTGGGGTAAATTCATCTGAGTCAGACTTACAGTGGCTTCAGAAATTGTTGGATTCTTGTGTTACAAGAAAGTTACTGTCCTATGGACACAGAAAACTTTATGATGCTTTCCAGTTGCTGCAAGCAGATCCTTCTGTTCAG AGATTGGTGCTTTCCCTATCCTCTGATAAAGCCCTATGGGATGCTATTACCAACAACGAGTTGGTCAAGAAGCTCCAAGAGCCACCCGGTTCAG AACCGGACTTGGTTGCCTGCATTATCGAGTGGATTATGGAGATGACAAAAGCGAAAGTTATGGAACTCGTTGAGAAATTCCAATCACTGGTGAATGATGTATTTCTACCTCGACAGACTAAGGGGGaaaatccagaagtcaagaacaAGAACGAGTTTGAAGAAAAGCTTAGATCTTCACTGCTTCTCTCAATTGTGACCCTCTTGATTGTGGTTGTCGCTCGACTCCAAAGGGCATGA
- the LOC133714710 gene encoding uncharacterized protein LOC133714710 isoform X1 — protein MGGGAMHIDFPIIHIKPSSSNTTDNKIFSNNLNFPVSNSYVGAVKPSCSASQCYCGNETCRKKLELVYGKEEKRASGSLISSSVFGSVPSQFEVQSAIAALLNFMLGVNSSESDLQWLQKLLDSCVTRKLLSYGHRKLYDAFQLLQADPSVQRLVLSLSSDKALWDAITNNELVKKLQEPPGSGVPQNSNTEPDLVACIIEWIMEMTKAKVMELVEKFQSLVNDVFLPRQTKGENPEVKNKNEFEEKLRSSLLLSIVTLLIVVVARLQRA, from the exons ATGGGAGGAGGAGCCATGCATATTGATTTTCCTATCATCCACATCAAACCCTCTTCTTCTAATACTACTGATAATAAAATTTTCAGTAATAATCTTAATTTTCCAGTTTCAAACAGTTATGTTGGAGCTGTTAAACCCTCTTGTTCTGCTTCACAGTGCTACTGTGGGAATGAAACTTGCAGGAAGAAATTAGAGCTTGTTTatggaaaagaagagaaaagagcaAGTGGGTCTTTGATTAGCAGCTCTGTTTTTGGGTCCGTTCCTTCCCAATTTGAAGTCCAAAGTGCAATTGCTGCACTTCTGAA TTTTATGCTTGGGGTAAATTCATCTGAGTCAGACTTACAGTGGCTTCAGAAATTGTTGGATTCTTGTGTTACAAGAAAGTTACTGTCCTATGGACACAGAAAACTTTATGATGCTTTCCAGTTGCTGCAAGCAGATCCTTCTGTTCAG AGATTGGTGCTTTCCCTATCCTCTGATAAAGCCCTATGGGATGCTATTACCAACAACGAGTTGGTCAAGAAGCTCCAAGAGCCACCCGGTTCAG gcGTGCCTCAAAATTCAAACACAGAACCGGACTTGGTTGCCTGCATTATCGAGTGGATTATGGAGATGACAAAAGCGAAAGTTATGGAACTCGTTGAGAAATTCCAATCACTGGTGAATGATGTATTTCTACCTCGACAGACTAAGGGGGaaaatccagaagtcaagaacaAGAACGAGTTTGAAGAAAAGCTTAGATCTTCACTGCTTCTCTCAATTGTGACCCTCTTGATTGTGGTTGTCGCTCGACTCCAAAGGGCATGA
- the LOC133714709 gene encoding nuclear pore complex protein NUP62 yields the protein MSGFNFGSSAASASQSTSPFGSSTPAFSFASSPSLFGSSAPATASTGFGLGSSSFGSASSNPSTSSSPFSFLSNTAPSPAFSTPNPSPAPNPNPNPFPSFGVGSSTAAASTPSFGFNPSTAGSGSTPSQLMFGSTAPQSLFGSSSSAQAPGSTPSLFGSTASASASGTTSSPLFGSASASASPLFGSTTTSSFAPSTGSALFGSSSSSAAPPSSTTPNLFGSAPSSAAPTTPSFPSFSSSSSAAPTTPSFPSFLGSSSAASTTPTPAFPSFSSSSAAASTTPAFGGFSSSSSAAPATSSFASSSGFSSFPSSAPAKPTAASTPTTTAPSSSSGFNLSFGAPTSSASQPSFGLSNAASSAAAASTALSFSKSSSPLFSTVTTTTASSTPAASSTTTQAPFSLSAFNVTPTAPPAASTTALTSTAVPASSAAASSSTTTSSFTGFSLTPASSVATASSSGLSLFSSASVPASSSQAQPSTTLPAFGLTTSATATTTATTMTTGTSTSAAPTSSALAVASTSGTTSNVNGSTTVSTTTPKLPSEITGKTVEEIIKEWNAELQERTGKFRKQANAIADWDRRILQNRDVLLRLEIEVANVVDTQAKVERQLELIETHQQEVDKALQSMEQEAERIYKDERGSLLDDEAASTRDAMYEQAEFIERELEQVTEQIKSIIETVNANQGGELEVNDGMAPLDVVVRILNNQLSSLMWIDEKAEEFSSRIQKLANQGPAADRELMGPRYWMS from the exons ATGTCGGGTTTCAATTTCGGATCCTCCGCGGCCTCCGCTTCTCAATCCACTTCCCCTTTCGGATCCTCCACCCCTGCTTTCTCATTCGCCTCCTCCCCTTCCCTCTTCGGATCCTCCGCGCCCGCCACCGCCTCCACCGGGTTCGGACTCGGCTCCTCCTCTTTCGGCTCCGCTTCCTCAAACccctccacctcctcctcccctTTCAGCTTCTTATCCAACACCGCCCCCTCCCCCGCTTTCAGTACCCCAAACCCTAGCCCCGCCCCGAACCCGAACCCGAACCCATTTCCCTCATTCGGAGTCGGATCCTCCACCGCCGCAGCATCTACACCTTCATTCGGATTCAATCCCTCCACCGCCGGTTCAGGCTCCACTCCGTCGCAGCTTATGTTCGGCTCAACCGCACCCCAATCCCTGTTTGGCTCATCCTCATCGGCGCAGGCTCCGGGTTCTACCCCATCCTTATTCGGGTCAACTGCATCTGCCTCCGCTTCCGGCACTACCAGCTCTCCTCTGTTCGGCTCGGCTTCGGCGTCGGCTTCACCTTTGTTCGGGAGTACTACTACTTCTTCTTTCGCTCCCAGCACAGGCTCGGCTCTGTTTGGCTCATCCTCTTCATCGGCGGCGCCGCCCTCTTCCACCACTCCGAACTTGTTTGGCTCTGCTCCGTCGTCCGCGGCTCCAACCACTCCCTCGTTCCCAAGCTTTTCAAGCTCTTCCTCTGCAGCCCCAACCACTCCCTCATTCCCCAGCTTTTTGGGCTCTTCGTCTGCAGCATCAACCACTCCCACTCCCGCATTCCCATCCTTTTCGAGCTCTTCCGCTGCAGCCTCAACCACTCCTGCTTTCGGAGGCTTTTCGAGCTCTTCTTCTGCAGCTCCGGCCACTTCCTCGTTCGCAAGCTCTTCGGGGTTCTCATCATTCCCGAGTTCAGCTCCTGCTAAGCCCACAGCAGCATCCACACCTACTACTACGGCGCCTTCATCAAGCAGCGGTTTCAACCTCTCATTTGGAGCGCCCACATCCTCGGCTTCTCAACCTTCTTTTGGACTCAGCAATGCCGCCTCATCAGCCGCGGCGGCTTCCACCGCATTGTCATTTTCAAAGTCTTCATCGCCATTGTTTTCAACCGTCACGACCACCACGGCTTCTTCAACTCCGGCTGCAAGTAGTACTACTACACAAGCTCCTTTCTCTTTGTCGGCTTTCAATGTAACTCCTACTGCTCCTCCTGCTGCGAGCACCACTGCACTGACTTCAACGGCAGTGCCTGCCAGCTCAGCTGCTGCTTCATCAAGCACTACTACGAGTTCCTTTACAGGTTTCTCCTTAACACCTGCTTCTTCGGTGGCTACTGCTTCTTCTTCTGGCCTTTCATTGTTTTCCAGTGCCTCAGTGCCCGCCTCGTCATCACAAGCACAACCAAGCACCACTCTGCCTGCATTTG GTCTCACTACTTCAGCAACTGCAACTACCACTGCAACTACAATGACGACTGGTACCAGTACCTCTGCAGCTCCGACATCAAGTGCACTTGCTGTGGCTTCTACTAGTGG GACAACCTCAAATGTTAATGGCAGCACTACAGTATCTACGACAACACCAAAATTACCTTCTGAGATCACTGGGAAGACTGTTGAGGAG ATTATCAAGGAGTGGAATGCTGAGCTTCAAGAGCGTACTGGAAAATTCCGAAAGCAGGCTAATGCAATAGCAGACTGGGACAGGAGGATTTTGCAGAACCGTGATGTTCTTCTTAGGCTCGAG ATCGAAGTGGCAAATGTGGTAGATACCCAAGCTAAGGTGGAGCGGCAACTAGAGTTAATTGAGACTCATCAGCAAGAG GTCGATAAGGCTTTACAAAGCATGGAACAAGAAGCTGAGCGTATATACAAGGATGAGCGTGGATCGCTTCTTGATGATGAAGCTGCATCCACAAGAGATGCAAT GTATGAGCAGGCTGAGTTTATAGAGAGGGAGCTAGAGCAGGTGACAGAGCAAATCAAATCAATTATTGAGACTGTAAATGCCAACCAG GGAGGAGAATTGGAAGTAAATGATGGGATGGCTCCACTAGATGTGGTTGTACGAATCTTAAACAACCAACTAAGCTCTTTAATGTGGATTGATGAAAAG GCCGAAGAGTTCTCTTCACGAATTCAGAAGCTTGCCAATCAAGGTCCTGCTGCAGATCGTGAATTGATGGGTCCAAGATACTGGATGTCATGA